A region of Triplophysa rosa linkage group LG16, Trosa_1v2, whole genome shotgun sequence DNA encodes the following proteins:
- the lrrc71 gene encoding leucine-rich repeat-containing protein 71, whose protein sequence is MKKRGDNSAKEKVDKVDSGIEEDPPKTADDYQCSGNLEMDLQELCKLMGMREIPAVKTKQTEKEPPPDREVMEESQTQTISESQKSMWSPKPCLQVELEDEDHHSTKEVKISGWMVDEQMLQVLNKTLPSLNSLQCLHMWRTGLTGYTFTLLSNTISLCSNLRKVILEGNSLPEQSYHLMIGDGSMLTHLSLRNNCIGEEGARLIGSALSTVHSANKNLLSLNLAFNSIGDSGAVYIAQGLRFNRSLRCLSLSYNHIGDKGAAHLAEVLGLFALTHEEIVERRKLLMKGEQSTLIQPSQVSLTDSTSEPPPSVHSSSSLDRTINNKSVKKKDNVKKEEKPTPGQAAKKEEPKLAKKDSKVARGQTGKLSSKDKNLIVSESEMFVQETVEVTEVVVPLLDSEIQHTGGKVVYPGNSCLVSLNLSGNKLTVQSLKLFLSSLTSQGDGGLQRLSLNRNRFSPECDTFLKIQELLSPKDSFNKNSSGQVEDEEQVEAQTTGAA, encoded by the exons atgaaaaagcgaGGTGATAATTCTGCCAAGGAGAAAGTGGACAAGGTCGATTCTGGGATTGAGGAAGACCCGCCAAAGACTGCAG ATGATTACCAGTGTTCAGGAAACCTTGAGATGGATCTTCAGGAGTTGTGTAAACTCATGGGCATGAGAGAGATCCCTGCTGTCAAGACGAAGCAGACAGAGAAAGAGCCACCGCCAGACAGAGAAGTTATGG AAGAAAGCCAAACACAGACAATCTCAGAAAGCCAAAAATCGATGTGGTCCCCTAAGCCCTGTCTCCAGGTCGAGCTGGAGGATGAGGACCACCATAGCACAAAAGAGGTCAAGATATCTG GATGGATGGTGGATGAGCAGATGCTTCAGGTGCTGAATAAAACATTGCCGTCGCTTAACAGCTTACAGTGCCTACA TATGTGGCGAACCGGCTTGACAGGTTACACGTTCACTTTACTGAGCAACACCATCTCTCTGTGCTCAAATCTCAG AAAAGTCATTCTGGAAGGTAATTCACTCCCTGAGCAGAGTTACCACTTAATGATTGGGGACGGCAGCAT GTTGACCCATTTATCACTACGCAACAATTGTATAGGAGAGGAGGGAGCTCGTCTGATCGGTTCTGCTCTTTCAACTGTACATTCTGCTAACAAGAACCTCCTGTCACTCAACTTGGCCTTTAATAGTATTGGGGATTCAGGTGCTGTGTATATTGCTCAG GGTCTCCGTTTTAATCGTTCCTTGAGGTGTTTGTCGTTATCCTACAATCATATAGGGGATAAAGGAGCAGCTCATTTAGCTGAG GTGCTCGGTCTGTTTGCTCTGACACACGAGGAGATCGTGGAGAGGAGGAAACTGTTAATGAAGGGTGAGCAGTCAACCCTCATCCAGCCGTCTCAAGTTAGTCTGACAGACAGCACGTCTGAGCCGCCTCCTTCTGTCCACAGCAGCTCATCACTGGATCGAACCATCAACAACAAGAGTGTCAAAAAGAAG GACAATGTTAAAAAAGAGGAGAAACCAACGCCAGGTCAAGCAGCAAAGAAAGAAGAGCCAAAGCTGGCCAAGAAAG ATAGCAAAGTGGCTCGTGGTCAGACTGGAAAGTTGAGCAGCAAAGACAAGAATCTGATAGTGTCTGAATCGGAG ATGTTTGTGCAAGAGACAGTGGAGGTGACTGAGGTGGTGGTCCCTCTGCTGGATTCTGAAATTCAGCACACCGGAGGCAAAGTCGTTTATCCAGGAAACAGCTGCCTTGTTTCTCTTAATCTCTCAG GAAATAAATTAACTGTGCAATCCTTAAAGCTGTTCCTCTCATCTTTGACGAGCCAGGGTGACGGAGGCCTCCAACGTCTTTCTCTCAAT AGGAATCGCTTCTCCCCAGAGTGTGACACCTTCTTGAAGATACAGGAATTATTGTCTCCTAAGGACTCTTTTAACAAAAATAGCTCTGGTCAGGTGGAGGATGAAGAGCAGGTTGAAGCACAGACCACTGGTGCCGCATAA
- the setdb1a gene encoding histone-lysine N-methyltransferase SETDB1-A encodes MSGEMDEENIMRMTKEELQRWIQAEVERNPQLMQRHEQLAQVEEWVKQREGEATYTRLMHSNAYESVLECESVMKGLYGMLGLHYRDEDSEEEGGVREPRDVIQIIDDEEDGEKKSACDNDNDIVVVDLGATKESLEPMLEKVTVAMERSSRLVQDLVEMVTKTSSGRTESSLDISIRPSSTLTPETSSSGCPTPAQCSSPMNQQPRTDSSFAIIKTESLWMATTPSLLSNSPKQPETIGTHNTEFTSRIKTEPPCETFSLQNNCKDHKTTYPSIASIKTEPELMEVTPDIFFRSSNSMNAIKPEHDFMPVISKISSLSSDFEANRATVKTEPQSTPVSSEISPPETIVKHNSDSISTLKTEPSFTKLKSEQPEMIPSHGPDRIKTKPQLTVMSSETSSLASNSEQPETIPDCNSAPDKTSEMSSPSNSEQDNAISPDKSTSTDKAAAEQRQSSKSPEPSEKPKTRLRSSTASSNTPSSRKETTRPSSHLDESDDAEEPYSPASSDDSYHPPSKSSKNDESDDTEDPDSAAHSDDSYQPPSKSSKNKAKKNTSKVTSPSLRIPKPVAAPAAAPTAAAPPAPAPTAAAPPAPAAKPSDAKQISTASSGIFPELPKEVELQVDTVVLAKVKSKTWYRGKVVETKTEENGHRYNIEFKNDKKCLIPAHHVAFLKPPLLKDLFIGCRVVVSIKDEQDKMHFDAAVLVELPDRRNRMRFLVFYDYGRATYLALPDLHLVCKQIKHVWKDIEDETCRSQVKEYLSVYPNPIAVVLRIGQDTKAKRNGKFESCSVHQLDGSLVQICYKSDNHKEWVYKGSDKLEHIVNIKKRLAQQKQQESTGNNTSASSASSHVPRQSDSTSTTTITKPSPSPQNTNTSPASSTDVTRQTGGTPVSKSPSPSPQNNTPAVSPTPATQQTDNAVAKAPSLSPQNTTAGVSSSHVTQQTDNAVAKAPSLSPQNTTAGVSSSRVTQQTATTITRASSISLEKAKSAAFQPMVVLEKLAMPLFIPPAAIEAVSYPELRTEKRPADDEVEEHVSEKNQAKFTNLFHRCCPACLNGTRPKQVDMYHGENPLQIPLLFNFRRMTARRRLDGNVFFHIFYRSPCGRSLCDMEEVQNYLFETRCDFLFLEMFCMDPFVLVNRARPPSTSTSQPYLYLPDISVGREVLPLPCINEVDQTPAPRVKYTRDRILAPGVSVNTSLDFMTGCDCTDGCRDRTKCSCHRLTIEATSLCSDGPVDVTAGYTYKRLQTSLPTGVYECNPLCRCDPRICSSRLVQHGLQLRLELFMTQHKGWGIRCKDDVAKGTFVCVFTGKIVTEDKVNEDDVVSGNEYLANLDFIEGVEKLKEGYESEAYCSDTETESSKKTRTMKTGPLWKNILFQADSSSGEDKDEPMELGNEREKMDACDTAFRERKLSHKPQKKSEGQKVSGPKRCFAIKSFERRVKALEKADPRNEKTRKGQPGNNTRKLFDGEEMCYIIDARQEGNLGRFINHSCSPNLFVQNVFVDTHDLRFPWVAFFANKRIKAGTEMTWDYNYEVGSVEGKVLLCCCGSSRCTGRLL; translated from the exons ATGAGCGGTGAAATGGATGAAGAGAACATCATGAGGATGACGAAGGAAGAGCTCCAGCGCTGGATCCAAGCAGAGGTGGAGAGAAACCCTCAGCTGATGCAGAGACACGAACAGCTGGCACAGGTGGAGGAATGGGTCAAACAGAGGGAGGGCGAGGCCACCTACACCCGACTGATGCACAGCAATGCCTACGA ATCCGTCCTTGAGTGCGAGTCGGTGATGAAAGGTCTTTATGGGATGCTGGGACTGCACTACCGAGATGAGGACTCGGAGGAAGAAGGAGGAGTCAGAGAACCACGGGATGTCATTCAGATCATAGACGATGAGGAAGATGGAGAGAAAAAGAGTGCCTGTGATAATGATAATGACATTGTTGTCGTTGATCTGGGTG CTACCAAAGAATCCTTGGAGCCGATG CTTGAAAAGGTGACTGTGGCCATGGAGAGATCCTCCAGACTAGTGCAGGATTTAGTGGAGATGGTGACCAAAACATCTTCCGGAAGAACTGAGTCATCATTAGACATCTCCATTAGACCTTCATCGACCTTGACTCCCGAGACCAGCTCTTCTGGATGTCCGACACCTGCTCAATGCTCTTCCCCAATGAATCAACAACCAAGAACGGACAGCTCTTTTGCAATAATTAAAACGGAATCTTTATGGATGGCAACGACTCCTTCCTTGCTTTCCAACAGTCCAAAACAACCTGAAACTATCGGCACTCATAATACAGAGTTCACATCAAGGATCAAGACTGAACCTCCATGTGAAACATTTTCACTTCAGAACAACTGTAAAGATCATAAAACGACTTATCCATCCATAGCATCAATCAAAACTGAACCTGAACTGATGGAAGTGACTCCAGACATTTTTTTTCGTTCGAGCAATTCCATGAACGCAATTAAACCTGAACATGATTTCATGCCGGTGATTTCAAAAATTTCTTCGCTTTCAAGTGACTTTGAAGCAAACAGAGCAACAGTTAAGACTGAACCTCAATCTACTCCAGTGTCTTCTGAAATTTCCCCTCCTGAAACAATTGTGAAGCATAATTCAGATTCCATATCAACGCTTAAGACTGAACCATCATTTACAAAATTAAAAAGCGAACAACCTGAAATGATTCCCAGTCATGGTCCAGATCGCATCAAAACCAAACCTCAATTGACAGTAATGTCTTCTGAAACGTCTTCACTAGCAAGCAATTCAGAACAACCCGAAACTATTCCAGATTGTAATTCCGCACCAGATAAAACTTCTGAAATGTCTTCGCCGAGCAATTCCGAGCAAGACAACGCTATTTCCCCTGACAAGTCGACATCCACAGACAAGGCGGCAGCTGAACAGAGGCAGTCTTCTAAATCCCCCGAGCCCTCAGAAAAACCCAAAACCAGGCTGAGATCATCAACTGCTTCTTCCAACACTCCCAGCTCACGGAAAGAAACGACTCGGCCATCTTCACATCTTGACGAATCAGATGACGCAGAGGAGCCATACAGCCCTGCAAGCAGTGATGACTCGTATCACCCTCCCTCAAAATCATCCAAAAATGATGAATCTGATGACACAGAAGATCCTGACAGCGCTGCACACAGTGATGACTCGTATCAACCTCCCTCAAAATCATCTAAAAATAAAGCtaagaaaaacacaagcaaGGTGACCAGCCCATCTTTAAGAATCCCAAAACCTGTCGCTGCTCCCGCCGCTGCTCCCACCGCCGCGGCTCCACCTGCTCCCGCTCCCACCGCCGCGGCTCCACCTGCTCCCGCTGCCAAACCCTCAGATGCAAAACAAA TTTCCACGGCCTCGTCCGGCATCTTTCCAGAGTTACCTAAAGAGGTGGAACTACAGGTCGACACGGTTGTGTTGGCGAAGGTGAAAAGCAAGACGTGGTATCGAGGAAAAGTGGTGGAAACCAAAACAGAAG aGAATGGCCACAGGTATAACATAGAGTTTAAGAATGATAAGAAGTGTCTGATTCCGGCTCATCACGTGGCCTTTCTGAAGCCTCCCCTGCTGAAGGATCTATTTATTGGCTGTCGGGTTGTGGTCAGCATCAAAGATGAGCAAGACAAGATGCATTTCGATGCCGCCGTGCTAGTTGAACTTCCAGATCGCAGGAATCGTATGAG GTTTTTGGTGTTTTATGACTATGGCCGGGCAACTTATTTGGCTCTACCAGACCTGCATCTTGTCTGCAAACAGA TCAAACATGTTTGGAAGGACATTGAGGACGAGACATGCCGGTCGCAGGTGAAGGAATATCTCAGTGTCTATCCCAACCCCATTGCTGTCGTGCTTCGGATTGGTCAAGACACAAAGGCGAAACGTAATGGCAAGTTTGAGTCTTGCTCGGTTCACCAGTTGGATGGAAGCCTGGTCCAGATCTGCTATAAG AGTGACAACCACAAAGAGTGGGTGTATAAAGGCTCGGACAAGTTGGAGCACATTGTTAATATCAAGAAGCGTCTGGCTCAACAGAAACAGCAAGAGTCCACTG GAAACAACACCTCAGCGTCTTCTGCTTCATCACATGTACCCCGACAATCTGATAGCACATCCACCACCACCATCACAAAACCATCTCCGAGCCCTCAAAACACCAACACGTCACCTGCGTCTTCTACAGATGTAACGCGACAAACTGGTGGTACCCCCGTCTCCAAATCACCATCTCCGAGCCCTCAGAATAACACGCCTGCTGTGTCTCCCACACCGGCGACACAACAAACTGATAACGCAGTCGCTAAAGCACCATCTCTTAGCCCTCAAAACACAACGGCGGGTGTGTCTTCCTCACATGTGACACAACAAACTGATAACGCAGTCGCTAAAGCACCATCTCTGAGCCCTCAAAACACAACTGCGGGTGTGTCTTCCTCACGTGTGACACAACAAACTGCTACCACGATCACCAGAGCATCATCTATTAGCCTTGAAAAAGCCAAGTCAGCTGCATTCCAGCCAATGGTGGTGCTGGAAAAGCTGGCCATGCCCTTGTTCATCCCACCAGCTGCTATAGAAGCAGTCAGTTACCCGGAGTTGAG AACTGAAAAGCGACCTGCAGATGATGAGGTAGAAGAGCATGTGTCGGAGAAAAACCAGGCGAAGTTCACGAACTTGTTTCATCGCTGTTGTCCAGCATGTCTGAATGGGACGAGACCGAAACAAGTTGACATGTACCATGGAGAAAATCCACTCCAGATTCCATTGCTTTTTAACTTTCGGCGAATGACTGCTCGCCGTCGTCTTGATGGAAAT gtgttttttcacattttctatcGGTCGCCGTGTGGGCGGAGCCTGTGCGACATGGAGGAAGTGCAAAATTACTTGTTTGAAACGCGTTGCGACTTTCTCTTCCTGGAAATGTTCTGTATGGACCCATTCGTCCTTGTGAATCGTGCCCGACCCCCTTCCACATCAACCAGCCAACCTTACCTGTACCTGCCGGACATATCGGTGGGGAGGGAGGTTCTCCCGCTGCCCTGCATCAATGAGGTGGACCAAACACCTGCTCCTAGAGTCAAATACACCAGAGACAGAATTCTGGCTCCGGGTGTCTCCGTCAACACGAGCTTAGATTTCATGACTGGATGTGACTGTACGGATGGCTGCCGGGACAG GACAAAGTGTTCATGTCATCGGTTGACCATTGAGGCCACGTCCTTATGCAGCGACGGTCCTGTAGATGTTACAGCTGGATACACGTATAAGAGATTGCAAACCTCCTTGCCAACAGG GGTGTATGAATGTAACCCTCTCTGCCGCTGCGACCCCAGAATCTGCAGCAGCAGGCTGGTTCAACACGGCCTGCAGCTGCGGCTGGAGCTCTTCATGACTCAACACAAAGGATGGGGCATCCGCTGCAAAGACGACGTGGCCAAAGGAACCTTCGTATGCGTTTTTACTG GTAAAATCGTGACTGAGGATAAAGTGAATGAAGATGACGTGGTGTCTGGTAATGAGTACCTGGCCAATCTTGACTTCATTGAGGGGGTGGAGAAACTGAAGGAGGGTTACGAAAGTGAGGCGTACTGCTCGGACACAGAGACCGAAAGCAGCAAGAAGACCAGAACCATGAAAACGGGGccattgtggaaaaatatccTCTTTCAAGCTGACTCTAGCAGTGGGGAAG ATAAAGATGAACCTATGGAGCTGGGCAATGAGCGAGAAAAGATGGATG CCTGCGACACGGCTTTTCGTGAGAGAAAGCTATCGCATAAACCACAGAAAAAGTCTGAAG GACAAAAAGTCTCAGGCCCAAAACGTTGCTTCGCCATCAAGTCGTTTGAGAGAAGAGTGAAAGCACTAGAAAAAGCCGATCCACGGAATGAGAAAACTAGGAAAGGACAACCTGGCAACAACACCCGCAAACTGTTCGACGGGGAGGAGATGTGCTACATCATCGACGCCAGACAG